Proteins encoded together in one uncultured Desulfosarcina sp. window:
- a CDS encoding DEAD/DEAH box helicase, with translation MSPIILKKEPSYLKRQEAFSYQEEAVRAVRGLEYSAVFHEQGLGKTKIAIDLALYWLEKKELDTILFIVKKGLIANWQREFGIHAHIKPKVLSQNRNDNYFVFNSPVKVIITNYEVIKAEEKRIKLFLKTRNVGAILDESAKIKNPDSALTKVFLEIAPQFKKRVILTGTPIANRPYDMWAQIHFLDQGKSLGESFKRFKGNLDLSNKLHRDKCRRDDFENNLSHLFEKISPFSVRETKNSGIVSLPRKIYEKIETQWERYQLELYRQIQKEERAVIIKNGIPEEDRSDEILKRLLRLLQVASNPKLIDKHYSREPGKFEYLDNLLTGIIANGEKAIVWTSFTDNVDWLKSEFARFNACKVHGKINIDRRNISIDRFLKDETCKVLIATPGAAKEGLTLTVANHVIFYDRGFSLDDYLQAQDRIHRISQEKECYIYNLIMKDSIDEWVDVLLQAKELSAQLGQGDISLDYYKSKINYSFGQIIKSILNIEE, from the coding sequence GTGTCACCGATCATCCTTAAAAAAGAACCATCTTATCTAAAGCGGCAAGAGGCGTTTTCCTATCAGGAAGAAGCAGTACGGGCCGTAAGGGGCCTTGAATATTCTGCTGTTTTCCATGAACAAGGCCTTGGAAAAACCAAGATTGCCATAGATTTAGCCCTTTACTGGTTAGAAAAAAAAGAGCTTGATACCATCCTCTTCATCGTCAAAAAAGGCCTTATCGCCAATTGGCAAAGAGAATTTGGCATCCACGCCCACATCAAGCCAAAGGTTTTGTCCCAAAACAGGAATGACAATTATTTTGTTTTCAACAGCCCGGTCAAGGTTATTATCACCAATTACGAAGTAATAAAGGCAGAAGAAAAAAGGATTAAACTGTTCCTAAAGACGCGGAATGTAGGGGCGATTCTTGACGAATCCGCCAAAATCAAAAATCCTGATTCTGCTCTAACTAAAGTATTTTTAGAAATAGCTCCCCAATTTAAAAAAAGAGTCATCTTGACCGGCACCCCGATTGCCAATCGGCCATATGACATGTGGGCGCAAATCCATTTTCTTGACCAGGGAAAAAGCCTTGGAGAAAGCTTTAAAAGATTCAAAGGCAACTTGGATCTCTCAAATAAGCTTCACAGAGATAAATGCAGGCGCGATGATTTTGAAAATAATTTGAGCCATCTCTTTGAGAAGATTTCCCCATTTTCAGTCCGGGAGACCAAGAATTCAGGCATCGTCAGTCTTCCGCGAAAAATCTATGAGAAGATTGAAACTCAGTGGGAAAGATACCAACTTGAGCTATACAGGCAAATCCAAAAGGAGGAGCGGGCGGTTATCATTAAGAACGGCATCCCGGAGGAAGACCGTTCGGATGAAATATTAAAAAGATTATTGCGCCTTTTGCAGGTCGCCTCAAATCCAAAATTAATTGATAAGCATTACTCCCGCGAGCCAGGCAAGTTTGAATATTTGGATAATCTGCTAACGGGCATTATTGCCAATGGTGAAAAAGCGATTGTCTGGACATCGTTTACCGATAACGTAGATTGGCTTAAGAGCGAGTTTGCGCGTTTCAATGCCTGTAAGGTACATGGTAAAATCAACATAGACAGAAGAAACATAAGCATCGACCGATTCTTAAAAGATGAAACCTGCAAGGTCCTGATAGCAACCCCAGGGGCGGCCAAGGAAGGATTGACCCTGACGGTTGCTAACCACGTAATCTTTTATGACAGGGGATTCAGCCTTGATGATTATTTGCAGGCCCAAGACCGGATTCACCGAATATCCCAAGAGAAAGAATGCTATATTTACAACCTTATCATGAAGGATTCGATAGACGAATGGGTTGACGTTCTGCTTCAGGCCAAGGAATTATCAGCGCAACTTGGTCAAGGGGATATTTCTCTCGACTATTACAAGAGTAAGATCAATTACAGTTTCGGCCAAATAATAAAATCAATCCTGAACATTGAGGAGTAG
- a CDS encoding ATP-dependent helicase: MININKLPNILELPNTEKNFRVFAGPGAGKTTWLIDHLKRVLKESNRLSKTRKIACITYTNVAVEEIFNKLDCDKSRFDISTIHSFLYRNIVKPFSHLIAEDVNGEKLFNIDKLDGHDEHIPHSDRIRRWKVTIEQLNGKNYNYFNFSENKAKMIAELSSLDYSFVDKNLELIYRQNRGFSIPRKNGELWIYKKKYWVDGIMHHEDVLYFAYLIINRSPRVLEFVRNKFPYIFIDEFQDTTELQTWIIEKIAEERTKVGVIGDLAQSIYKFAGAKRCDFENLKINDLQSYKLEKNHRSTQKIIHFLNCLRDDICQECSECTIEGCSVNILIGPIKDAIQWIEKNNYNPIYVLTRKNESVEEIKMQRNLIADDLLKKLYAIDSNYYRVKALHSIFMGYKFYEKGYLKDAIKEVLKPLKYEGRGSITKLELRKIAIDIIDDIKTIETRNKNLFEYYSELLDNISTIYKLKIGAKLTNRASAKSFYESTLISDILRFIKVDTKSEDTIRTIHSSKGTQFDNILVHFENLRDFEKYVFEAKDRLESDEDDARIYYVGFSRAKETLFINIPEINNSSITKIQNFKIEYKILPESK, encoded by the coding sequence ATGATAAATATAAACAAATTGCCAAATATTTTGGAATTGCCTAATACTGAAAAGAACTTTAGGGTTTTTGCTGGCCCAGGAGCAGGAAAAACTACGTGGTTAATAGACCACTTGAAAAGAGTTTTGAAAGAATCTAATCGTCTTAGTAAAACCCGCAAAATAGCATGTATTACATATACAAACGTAGCAGTCGAGGAAATATTCAACAAGTTAGATTGTGATAAAAGCAGATTTGATATTTCTACGATTCACAGCTTTTTATATAGAAATATAGTAAAGCCGTTTTCACATTTAATAGCCGAAGATGTAAATGGAGAAAAATTATTTAACATTGATAAACTTGATGGACATGATGAGCACATCCCTCATAGTGACAGAATAAGAAGATGGAAAGTCACCATCGAGCAATTAAACGGAAAAAACTATAATTATTTTAATTTTAGTGAAAATAAAGCCAAGATGATTGCAGAATTATCCAGCCTTGATTATTCATTTGTCGATAAAAATCTTGAGTTAATATATAGGCAAAATCGAGGATTTTCTATTCCACGAAAAAATGGTGAACTTTGGATTTATAAAAAAAAGTATTGGGTTGATGGAATAATGCACCATGAAGATGTTTTATATTTCGCGTATTTAATTATTAATAGATCTCCAAGGGTTCTAGAGTTTGTAAGAAATAAATTTCCATATATTTTTATCGATGAATTCCAGGATACTACAGAACTTCAGACTTGGATAATAGAAAAGATAGCTGAGGAAAGAACGAAGGTCGGTGTCATCGGAGATTTAGCTCAATCAATCTATAAATTTGCCGGAGCAAAAAGATGTGATTTTGAAAACCTGAAAATTAATGATTTGCAGAGTTACAAGCTGGAAAAAAATCATCGCTCAACACAAAAAATAATACATTTTTTGAACTGCTTACGGGATGATATTTGCCAAGAATGCTCTGAATGTACAATTGAAGGATGTAGCGTCAATATATTAATTGGACCAATTAAAGATGCGATTCAGTGGATAGAAAAAAATAATTATAACCCAATTTATGTACTAACAAGAAAAAACGAGTCAGTTGAAGAAATTAAAATGCAAAGAAATCTAATTGCTGATGATTTATTAAAAAAACTTTATGCTATAGATTCTAACTACTATAGAGTCAAAGCCCTACATTCAATATTTATGGGATATAAATTTTATGAGAAAGGATACTTAAAGGATGCTATAAAAGAGGTGCTTAAACCGTTGAAATATGAAGGAAGAGGATCAATAACAAAGCTTGAATTGCGTAAAATTGCAATAGATATCATTGATGATATAAAAACTATAGAAACTCGGAATAAAAATCTCTTTGAATATTATTCAGAGCTGTTGGATAATATTAGTACTATTTACAAACTAAAGATAGGAGCAAAGTTAACAAATAGAGCATCTGCTAAATCTTTTTATGAAAGCACCTTGATATCTGATATTTTAAGATTCATCAAGGTAGATACTAAATCAGAAGACACTATTAGAACGATTCATAGCTCAAAGGGAACACAGTTCGATAATATATTAGTGCATTTTGAAAACCTGAGAGATTTTGAAAAATACGTGTTTGAGGCAAAGGACCGACTGGAATCTGATGAAGATGATGCAAGAATCTATTATGTCGGTTTTAGCAGGGCAAAAGAAACCTTATTTATAAATATTCCAGAAATAAATAATAGTTCTATAACAAAAATTCAAAATTTTAAAATTGAATATAAAATCTTACCTGAGTCAAAATAA
- a CDS encoding ATP-binding protein: MAPKNPSFKAGMFLLETLTAGMYNQPLSIYREYIQNAVDSIDSSKYKNPQMRVEINLDPFSKKIEITDNGDGIRARDAEEVLGNIGISNKIDQNLRGFRGIGRLGGIAFSEKVTFVTKAKNENVESVQEWDCVKLNEIINDKKNNSMSLRQLFNKITKFSQNKLTKKTGSYFKVVLEGVTSFKNYLFDIQKIKNYLSEIAPLPFDREEFSYADSIDDYLSQRLSLYGQYDILLNGEPLYKPYKNMIWITKKELDIIDEVQFFEIMIDDEPGAFGWYGLRRDLLGSIAKAERSSGIKVRRGNILIGDSQMLSPCFREPRFNSYMVGEIHIDSDKLTPNSRRDDFVDNEYKAVFYNEVERMIGLPISKEIRLRSRLASTSPKSPLPPKQEPIKEEAPQAPLEPCVVQKVQAESLRQNECEHLLKLLDKCSRCENIATCEVGAIISRMGRKN; this comes from the coding sequence ATGGCACCTAAAAACCCCTCTTTCAAAGCTGGCATGTTTTTACTCGAAACTCTAACTGCCGGTATGTATAACCAGCCCCTTTCAATTTACCGCGAATATATCCAGAATGCGGTAGACTCCATTGATTCTTCCAAATACAAGAACCCTCAAATGAGGGTTGAAATTAATTTAGACCCTTTTTCCAAAAAGATCGAAATCACCGATAACGGGGACGGAATACGTGCTCGTGATGCCGAAGAGGTGTTAGGCAATATTGGGATATCCAATAAGATCGATCAGAATTTGAGAGGTTTTCGGGGAATCGGGCGGCTTGGCGGTATTGCCTTTAGTGAAAAGGTCACTTTCGTAACAAAGGCAAAGAATGAAAATGTTGAATCCGTTCAGGAATGGGATTGTGTTAAGCTTAATGAAATAATCAATGACAAGAAAAACAACTCAATGTCATTGAGGCAGTTATTTAACAAGATAACAAAGTTCAGCCAAAATAAACTTACTAAAAAAACAGGTAGCTATTTTAAGGTGGTTTTGGAAGGCGTTACCAGTTTCAAAAACTACCTTTTTGATATCCAAAAAATTAAAAACTATTTATCTGAGATTGCCCCCCTGCCCTTTGACCGGGAAGAATTTTCGTATGCCGACTCAATTGACGATTACTTATCGCAAAGGCTAAGCTTGTACGGTCAATATGATATCCTTCTTAACGGTGAGCCCCTGTATAAACCATACAAGAACATGATCTGGATCACTAAAAAGGAACTGGATATCATCGATGAGGTCCAATTCTTTGAGATTATGATAGATGATGAACCAGGTGCTTTTGGCTGGTACGGCCTTAGAAGGGATTTGCTTGGTTCAATTGCCAAGGCTGAAAGATCGTCCGGGATCAAGGTTCGACGGGGAAATATCCTGATCGGGGATTCTCAGATGCTATCTCCCTGCTTCCGTGAGCCAAGGTTCAACAGTTACATGGTCGGTGAGATCCACATTGATTCCGACAAGCTCACACCGAACAGCCGCCGGGATGATTTTGTCGATAATGAGTATAAGGCGGTATTTTACAACGAAGTCGAACGTATGATCGGGCTGCCGATTTCCAAGGAAATCCGCTTAAGATCAAGGCTCGCGTCCACATCCCCCAAGTCACCCCTTCCACCTAAGCAAGAACCAATTAAAGAGGAAGCGCCTCAAGCACCTTTAGAGCCTTGTGTGGTTCAAAAGGTCCAGGCTGAAAGTCTCAGGCAAAACGAATGTGAGCACCTTTTGAAACTGTTAGATAAATGCTCTCGATGCGAAAATATCGCTACGTGCGAAGTCGGCGCTATCATCTCCAGGATGGGGCGCAAAAACTGA
- a CDS encoding AAA family ATPase has protein sequence MYISKIKISNYRNFKNEVVEFTPGLNVLIGHNNAGKTNLIKALQLVFDREHREKLTIDDLNKEYQDFSKPPRIDISVLISEHEDKKDDKNVIYDWIISEAPQYEAQLTYTFYLPNKHWDEYKEYTNEFKDKKGEYNKEECLKVIEKKFLKKYVSKIFGGDPNKEEKADSENLDRFDFQFLDAIRDAEKQMFFGNRTLLREVLNYFLDYNITQGKDYEELDKKQLKELKEKEIEFSEKSKTLLKHLIGRVSKDKMLEYSEETGADKGGKPDFDAEISEQEILFALRLIVDKSGIKYPIKINGLGYNNLLFIALILSKMQMECSGFMGDNAKVFPILAIEEPEAHLHPSMQHKFLQFLDKNLNTKKQARQVFITSHSTHITSAVDLNSIICLYEDLNGILRIGYPGKTFSNDKEDQESKVYVKRFLDATKSNMLFADRIVFVEGLAEQILLPCLAKYIAKEEELLNKHVSIISVDSRTFKHFLKIFSYNEKDNIYAINKKIVCITDADPSKKEKEPEGENKKRWKKCYPFELGQDIENYEYISLASHATNLIEYYKSFKNIKIQIPPEGRGKTFEYELALNNPSNENIITECFPSTGKNRINFFKELMKAYNEGKTLKELQALSHHDRIKHAIDKCDWVEEHKKKALIAAIYYQAVENIKGVHAFYLEKQLRDNFGKMDVEKDFIIPPYIKEAINFITD, from the coding sequence ATGTATATTTCCAAAATCAAAATTTCAAATTATAGAAATTTTAAAAATGAGGTGGTTGAATTTACTCCTGGTTTAAATGTTTTAATTGGACATAACAATGCTGGTAAAACAAATCTTATCAAAGCGCTACAATTAGTTTTTGATAGAGAACACAGAGAAAAGCTAACTATCGACGATTTAAATAAGGAATATCAAGATTTTTCAAAGCCGCCAAGAATAGATATATCCGTCTTAATTTCTGAGCACGAAGATAAAAAAGACGATAAAAATGTAATATATGATTGGATAATTTCTGAAGCGCCTCAATATGAAGCTCAACTGACATATACATTTTATCTTCCGAACAAACATTGGGATGAATATAAAGAATATACAAACGAATTTAAAGATAAAAAAGGAGAATACAATAAGGAAGAATGTCTTAAAGTTATTGAAAAAAAATTTTTAAAGAAATATGTCTCAAAAATATTCGGTGGCGATCCTAACAAAGAAGAAAAGGCAGATTCTGAAAACTTGGATAGGTTTGATTTTCAGTTCTTAGATGCAATACGGGATGCTGAAAAACAAATGTTTTTTGGAAATAGAACTCTATTAAGAGAAGTTCTAAATTATTTTTTAGATTATAATATTACACAAGGTAAAGATTACGAAGAACTTGATAAAAAACAGCTAAAAGAATTGAAGGAAAAAGAAATTGAGTTTAGCGAAAAGTCGAAGACTCTATTAAAGCATTTAATCGGAAGAGTATCAAAAGATAAGATGCTTGAATACTCGGAGGAAACTGGAGCAGATAAGGGCGGTAAACCTGATTTCGATGCTGAGATAAGTGAACAGGAAATTCTTTTTGCTCTTAGATTGATTGTTGATAAAAGTGGAATAAAATATCCAATTAAAATTAACGGATTAGGCTATAATAATTTATTATTTATTGCACTTATACTATCAAAAATGCAGATGGAGTGTTCGGGTTTTATGGGGGATAATGCAAAGGTATTCCCCATTTTGGCTATAGAGGAACCTGAGGCTCATTTGCATCCGTCAATGCAACATAAATTCTTACAGTTTTTAGACAAAAATTTAAATACAAAAAAGCAAGCACGTCAAGTATTTATTACATCGCATTCCACTCATATTACATCTGCGGTAGACTTAAACTCGATAATTTGTCTTTATGAAGATTTAAATGGCATTCTTAGAATTGGTTATCCTGGAAAAACATTCTCAAATGATAAAGAAGATCAGGAGTCAAAAGTCTATGTTAAAAGATTTTTAGATGCTACTAAATCAAATATGTTATTTGCGGACCGAATTGTTTTCGTTGAAGGTCTTGCCGAACAGATATTGTTACCTTGTTTGGCAAAGTATATTGCTAAGGAAGAAGAGCTTCTCAATAAACACGTGAGCATAATTAGCGTTGACAGTCGAACCTTTAAGCATTTTTTAAAAATATTTTCCTACAATGAAAAAGATAACATATATGCAATTAATAAAAAAATTGTATGTATTACCGATGCAGACCCTTCAAAAAAAGAAAAAGAGCCAGAAGGGGAAAATAAGAAGAGATGGAAAAAATGCTATCCGTTTGAATTGGGTCAGGATATCGAAAATTACGAGTACATATCTTTGGCGTCACATGCAACTAATTTAATCGAATATTATAAGTCATTTAAAAATATTAAAATACAAATTCCACCTGAAGGTAGAGGAAAGACATTTGAGTATGAATTGGCGTTAAATAATCCGTCAAATGAAAATATTATTACAGAATGTTTTCCATCAACTGGTAAAAACAGAATTAATTTTTTTAAAGAATTAATGAAAGCATATAATGAAGGCAAAACATTAAAAGAATTGCAAGCTTTGTCGCATCACGATAGAATAAAACATGCAATTGATAAATGTGATTGGGTAGAAGAACATAAAAAGAAGGCACTAATTGCTGCAATTTATTATCAGGCTGTAGAGAATATAAAAGGAGTGCATGCGTTCTACCTTGAAAAACAGCTTAGAGATAATTTTGGTAAAATGGACGTTGAAAAAGACTTTATTATCCCACCATATATTAAAGAAGCAATAAATTTTATAACAGATTAA
- a CDS encoding PD-(D/E)XK nuclease family protein — protein MTKKPKNIKFIWNKPGDIKKQIENCRYCQSKNIKKRGFRKTKIGKTQLYYCHDCHKTFSDQIVKHKEYPLKVILEAVSLYNLGYSNAETRNFINERYGLKPGASTIDNWLKELKPLCRYARLRPKAIKLYPPQQTIQSVTFRHKQVYHYRYHRAKLDILLKSHEFSKYNNLKVWLNSIKKDCPHDLFLSGERSSQTKAKIDLNQVQVNHIQNHATRLANLLLQAVGNNRLRHDALQQFMLINDSVSVAMEVPIYLKPSDIRYFTEKLKFKIPFKIKETLTGHIDLLQLRNGLIHILDYKPNAKGEKPFWQLTLYALALSRLTGLKIMDFKCAWFDENDYFEFFPLHLVYKRPRRDESHQPNK, from the coding sequence ATGACTAAAAAACCAAAAAATATAAAATTTATCTGGAACAAACCAGGGGATATCAAAAAACAAATTGAAAACTGCCGTTATTGCCAAAGTAAAAATATCAAAAAGCGCGGTTTCCGAAAAACCAAGATAGGTAAGACCCAGTTATATTATTGCCACGATTGCCATAAAACTTTTTCCGACCAAATAGTAAAGCACAAAGAATATCCCCTCAAAGTTATTTTGGAAGCCGTAAGCCTTTATAACCTTGGATATTCAAATGCAGAAACACGCAATTTCATAAATGAACGCTACGGCCTTAAACCCGGCGCTTCAACAATCGATAATTGGCTTAAGGAATTAAAGCCTCTTTGTCGCTATGCCCGCCTGCGCCCCAAGGCTATAAAATTATACCCGCCACAGCAGACTATCCAATCTGTTACTTTCAGACACAAACAAGTTTATCATTACCGTTATCACCGGGCCAAGCTTGATATCCTTTTAAAAAGCCATGAATTTTCAAAATACAATAATCTTAAAGTTTGGCTCAACTCCATTAAGAAGGATTGTCCACATGATCTTTTTCTCTCAGGGGAGCGCTCTTCTCAGACCAAAGCCAAAATTGATCTCAACCAAGTTCAGGTCAACCATATCCAAAACCATGCCACCCGATTGGCCAACTTGCTATTGCAGGCTGTCGGCAATAACCGGCTTCGGCATGACGCTCTACAGCAATTCATGCTCATCAATGATTCTGTCTCGGTTGCCATGGAGGTGCCAATTTATTTGAAGCCCTCTGATATCCGCTATTTTACCGAAAAGCTAAAATTCAAAATTCCATTCAAGATTAAAGAAACATTAACCGGCCATATCGACCTTCTGCAATTGCGTAATGGTCTTATCCATATTCTGGATTACAAACCAAACGCTAAAGGAGAAAAACCATTTTGGCAGCTTACCCTTTACGCTCTGGCCTTAAGCAGGCTGACGGGGTTAAAAATCATGGATTTCAAATGCGCCTGGTTTGACGAGAACGATTACTTTGAGTTTTTCCCTCTCCACTTGGTTTACAAAAGGCCACGACGCGACGAATCTCACCAACCAAATAAATAG
- a CDS encoding ParB/Srx family N-terminal domain-containing protein, giving the protein MKASYTIIDVDIEQVELDRNNPRIAKYIEMYGDEVTAEQIALALNVGDSSAEQNSTTFQSLKASIRTNGGVIHPIIINKQPDGKLVVIEGNTRVAIYKDFKEEKVTGNWDKIPAVVYEAMSQEEIDSIRLQAHLVGPRPWDPYSKAKYLNHLRNTELLTFKQIVDYCGGREGEVRDYIEAYNEMERYYRPLLDSDDEFDPKRFSAFVELQRKNVRDAIVHNGFDFSDFSKWVIDFKIHPLQSVRKLPMILKNKKAREAFIKFPGKGAIDAAIKQLEQPATDAVLNEATLEQLAREITKRIRTLPYEKFQELKENTDSAEVQALIDAKDQLTGLCSDIDAEK; this is encoded by the coding sequence ATGAAAGCAAGCTACACAATTATTGATGTCGATATTGAACAGGTTGAGCTTGACCGGAATAACCCCAGAATCGCCAAGTACATAGAGATGTACGGTGATGAAGTGACGGCGGAGCAGATTGCCCTTGCTTTAAATGTCGGCGACAGTTCAGCCGAACAGAATTCAACCACCTTCCAAAGCCTGAAGGCCTCGATCAGGACCAATGGAGGGGTAATACATCCTATTATCATTAACAAGCAGCCTGACGGGAAGCTTGTTGTCATTGAAGGAAATACCCGTGTCGCCATTTACAAGGATTTCAAAGAGGAAAAGGTAACCGGGAATTGGGACAAAATCCCTGCTGTCGTTTATGAGGCCATGAGTCAGGAGGAAATAGACTCCATTCGCCTTCAGGCCCACCTGGTAGGCCCCAGACCCTGGGACCCGTACTCCAAGGCCAAATATTTAAATCATCTCAGGAATACAGAGCTCCTTACCTTTAAACAGATCGTCGATTATTGCGGCGGACGAGAAGGAGAGGTCAGGGACTATATCGAAGCATATAATGAGATGGAACGATATTACCGCCCCCTGCTTGATAGCGACGATGAATTTGACCCCAAAAGATTCAGCGCCTTTGTGGAACTCCAAAGGAAAAATGTTCGGGACGCTATTGTCCATAATGGTTTTGATTTCAGTGATTTTTCAAAATGGGTAATTGATTTTAAAATCCACCCCCTCCAGTCAGTACGGAAATTACCCATGATCCTCAAAAACAAAAAGGCCCGTGAGGCCTTTATTAAATTTCCCGGTAAAGGCGCGATTGACGCCGCTATAAAGCAACTGGAGCAACCGGCAACGGATGCGGTTTTGAATGAGGCCACTTTGGAACAGCTTGCTCGCGAAATCACCAAGCGGATTCGAACATTGCCGTATGAAAAATTCCAGGAACTCAAAGAAAACACAGATAGCGCTGAAGTTCAGGCGCTGATTGACGCAAAAGACCAGCTAACAGGATTGTGCAGTGACATTGATGCGGAAAAATAA
- a CDS encoding ParB N-terminal domain-containing protein gives MMTKGWRQDSITLRGEEIELKVGYCNQSDLFYFPENPRIFSIVAAGDKTPTQEEIEKALQKREHVRQLAQSIKANGGLTDPIFVREDSKIVLEGNSRLAAYRLLAEKDPAEWGQIKCKLLPKGINEDIIFSLLGEYHIVGKKDWAPFEQAGYLYRRNHKFGASAADMARGLGRTTNDVNKLINTYSFMVQHNDTDPNNWSYYFEYLKSRKIQKCREDYPKLDDVIVSKIKSGEIAKAAQIRDELPKIIKAGKKVVSKLVNETKDFQECIDIAIAKGADDQTFQHIKRFRNWIVTDDVSEEILKLPKDIQQKIFYELKKIRESIDLLEKHRN, from the coding sequence ATGATGACCAAAGGGTGGCGTCAGGATTCCATAACCCTTCGCGGTGAGGAAATTGAATTAAAGGTAGGTTACTGCAATCAGTCAGATTTGTTCTATTTCCCGGAAAATCCGCGTATTTTTTCTATCGTTGCAGCCGGCGACAAGACGCCCACTCAGGAAGAGATAGAAAAAGCCCTCCAAAAACGGGAACATGTCAGGCAGCTTGCCCAGTCAATCAAGGCAAATGGCGGTTTGACTGATCCTATTTTTGTCCGGGAGGACTCGAAAATCGTTCTCGAAGGTAACAGCCGACTGGCAGCTTACCGCCTTTTGGCCGAAAAGGACCCGGCAGAATGGGGCCAGATCAAATGCAAGTTGCTTCCCAAGGGAATCAATGAAGACATCATATTCTCACTTTTAGGCGAATACCATATTGTTGGGAAAAAGGACTGGGCACCCTTTGAACAGGCAGGCTACCTATACAGAAGAAACCATAAATTCGGGGCAAGTGCCGCTGACATGGCCCGTGGACTGGGCCGGACTACGAATGATGTCAACAAGCTCATTAATACCTATAGCTTCATGGTACAACACAATGACACAGACCCAAATAACTGGAGCTATTATTTTGAATATTTAAAATCCAGGAAAATCCAGAAATGCCGGGAAGATTATCCAAAACTGGATGACGTGATTGTATCAAAGATAAAGAGCGGTGAAATCGCCAAAGCCGCTCAAATCCGGGACGAACTTCCTAAAATCATTAAAGCCGGTAAGAAGGTAGTAAGCAAACTGGTCAATGAAACAAAGGATTTTCAGGAATGTATTGATATCGCCATTGCCAAAGGAGCCGATGACCAAACCTTCCAGCATATAAAGAGGTTTAGGAATTGGATTGTCACAGATGATGTATCTGAAGAAATACTGAAGCTTCCGAAGGATATTCAACAGAAGATTTTCTATGAACTAAAGAAAATCCGCGAATCCATCGACTTACTTGAAAAACACAGAAATTGA
- a CDS encoding tyrosine-type recombinase/integrase translates to MAVRKIHNSWWVDFRSNGIRYRKRSPENSRTGALAYESLLRHKLSKGDSINESINKGNEHPNFKEFSRQWFETYVKSNNKASEIRCKEMTLRVHLIPFFGKTRIDKISNFQIEKYKASKIKTKKLSNKSINNQLTILAKCLRTAEEWLDLNKIPTIKKLKVPPQKYDFLTIEESNLLLNFSKGVWYDLFLLALKTGLRKGELLALTWEDINWKNAQITVRQSIHRNIITSTKSNKIRHIYMTNDVYNCLYKKRRESGFIFTDENGKHFSRWRINDTLAQVCKKAGLRRITCHVLRHTFASHLAMAGATVQSIQQLLGHSDIKTTMRYAHLNQSSLQKTIKLLDCNTDNKYFGQYMVNKKLT, encoded by the coding sequence ATGGCAGTAAGAAAAATACACAATTCATGGTGGGTGGACTTTAGATCCAACGGAATAAGATACAGAAAACGTAGTCCTGAAAATTCAAGAACTGGAGCTTTAGCGTATGAATCTCTTTTAAGACATAAATTATCAAAAGGAGATTCTATTAATGAATCTATAAACAAGGGCAATGAACATCCAAATTTTAAAGAATTTTCCAGGCAGTGGTTTGAAACTTACGTTAAATCTAACAATAAGGCTTCGGAAATACGATGTAAAGAAATGACTTTAAGAGTTCACCTAATTCCATTCTTTGGAAAAACAAGGATTGATAAAATTTCAAACTTCCAAATTGAAAAATACAAAGCTTCAAAAATTAAAACTAAGAAATTATCTAATAAATCCATAAATAATCAACTTACAATTCTTGCAAAATGTTTGCGGACAGCAGAGGAATGGCTTGATTTAAATAAAATCCCAACTATAAAGAAACTGAAGGTTCCACCACAAAAATATGATTTCTTAACTATTGAAGAAAGCAACCTGTTGCTTAATTTTTCTAAAGGTGTCTGGTATGATTTATTTCTTTTAGCTTTGAAAACAGGATTACGTAAAGGTGAATTACTTGCCTTAACATGGGAAGATATAAATTGGAAAAACGCACAAATAACTGTTAGGCAATCTATTCATCGCAATATAATCACATCTACTAAAAGCAACAAAATACGACATATATATATGACAAATGATGTTTATAATTGCCTTTATAAAAAAAGGAGGGAGAGTGGTTTTATTTTTACAGATGAAAACGGTAAGCACTTTAGCAGGTGGAGAATTAATGATACCTTAGCGCAGGTCTGTAAAAAAGCGGGTTTGAGACGAATAACCTGTCATGTGTTAAGACATACTTTTGCTTCACATTTAGCTATGGCTGGAGCCACAGTACAATCAATCCAACAATTATTAGGTCATTCAGATATTAAAACAACGATGAGATACGCCCATCTGAATCAATCTTCTCTTCAAAAGACAATAAAACTATTAGATTGCAATACTGACAACAAATATTTTGGGCAATATATGGTCAACAAAAAATTGACATAA